A DNA window from Synchiropus splendidus isolate RoL2022-P1 chromosome 2, RoL_Sspl_1.0, whole genome shotgun sequence contains the following coding sequences:
- the LOC128753413 gene encoding cysteine protease atg4da-like, with protein MNSVSPSAAQYVGGTMQSQLMDSRRLPEQPGSCGARQPQNLDPGREATGEPDEVDKLKAKLMSAWNNVKYGWTIKSKTSFNKMSPVTMLGHSYLLNSEDEVERFSLAFISRIWLTYRREFPLLEGSTWTTDCGWGCMLRSGQMLLAQGLLVHMMPRDWTWPDAQQLTDVDFELFRPRSPVRAGGVPIPSFGSPRAPSTPEKTLATRQQSKCSLKKRQESVRDRQAEPTHLKLLTWFGDQPPAPFGVHQLVSIGRSSGKKAGDWYGPSIVAHILRKAVARTPVVQNLVVYVAQDCTVYKEDVVRLCDLSMTSPGSTSESWKSVIILVPVRLGGEVLNPSYTECVKNILKLECCIGIIGGKPKHSLYFVGFQDEQLLYLDPHYCQPVVDVTQVNFSLESFHCSAPKKMPFNRMDPSCTIGFYAKNKKDFESLCSAVSLALSTSMEKYPIFTIVEGLSQDYGLEGHSGLHVGSDPHILPQTNNPGMSNNRRNSDEFVFL; from the exons ATGAATTCAGTCTCCCCCAGTGCAGCTCAGTACGTTGGCGGCACGATGCAGTCCCAGCTGATGGACAGTCGAAGACTGCCGGAGCAGCCGGGCAGCTGCGGCGCCAGGCAGCCGCAGAACCTGGACCCAGGCAGGGAGGCAACCGGAGAGCCGGACGAGGTCGACAAGCTTAAAGCCAAACTGATGTCGGCGTGGAACAATGTTAAATACG GGTGGACGATTAAATCTAAAACCTCATTCAACAAGATGTCACCAGTCACCATGCTTGGACACAGCTACCTGCTTAACAGTGAAG ATGAGGTGGAGCGGTTCAGTCTGGCCTTCATATCCAGGATCTGGTTGACTTACAGGAGGGAGTTTCCTCTGCTGGAGGGTTCTACCTGGACCACTGACTGTGGTTGGGGCTGTATGCTGCGCAGTGGTCAGATGCTGCTGGCTCAGGGACTTCTGGTCCACATGATGCCTCGAG ATTGGACCTGGCCTGATGCTCAGCAGCTAACTGACGTGGACTTTGAGCTCTTTCGTCCGCGCTCTCCAGTCCGAGCTGGCGGGGTGCCCATCCCCTCCTTTGGCTCTCCAAGAGCACCGAGCACCCCTGAAAAGACTCTGGCGACTAGACAGCAGTCCAAATGCAGCCTTAAGAAGAGGCAGGAGTCTGTGAGGGACAGGCAGGCAGAGCCCACCCACCTCAAGCTGCTCACATGGTTTGGTGATCAGCCTCCTGCccctttcggtgtccaccagcTGGTGAGCATTGGCAGGAGTTCAGGGAAGAAAGCCGGGGACTGGTATGGCCCCTCCATTGTTGCTCACATACTACG GAAAGCAGTGGCAAGAACACCAGTTGTCCAAAATCTTGTTGTTTATGTGGCTCAGGACTGTACAG TGTACAAAGAAGATGTTGTGCGTCTCTGTGACCTGAGTATGACCTCACCCGGTTCCACGAGTGAATCCTGGAAGTCAGTCATTATTCTGGTGCCAGTTCGGCTGGGAGGGGAAGTCCTCAACCCGTCTTACACAGAATGCGTCAAG AACATACTCAAGCTGGAGTGTTGCATCGGGATCATCGGCGGAAAACCTAAACACTCGCTCTACTTTGTTGGTTTCCAAG ATGAGCAGCTTCTCTACCTGGACCCTCACTACTGCCAACCAGTGGTCGATGTCACACAAGTCAATTTCTCACTGGAG TCCTTCCACTGTAGCGCTCCCAAAAAGATGCCCTTCAACCGGATGGATCCAAGTTGCACTATCGGATTTTATGCAAAGAACAAGAAAGACTTTGAGTCTCTGTGTTCAGCAGTGAGCTTG GCTCTCTCAACATCCATGGAGAAGTACCCCATCTTCACGATTGTAGAGGGTCTAAGTCAAGACTATGGACTTGAGGGACACAGCGGCCTCCATGTTGGCTCTGACCCCCACATCCTGCCCCAAACCAACAACCCGGGCATGAGTAACAACAGAAGAAACAGTGACGAATTTGTCTTCCTGTGA